In the genome of Monodelphis domestica isolate mMonDom1 chromosome 2, mMonDom1.pri, whole genome shotgun sequence, one region contains:
- the ADAMTSL4 gene encoding ADAMTS-like protein 4, producing the protein MEKWASRLTLPLLLLLFLLQLGHDQKVTHRHSRQIRPEENKIPEGVWGSWGPWALCSQPCGLGIQRRSRICQTSTSLLQSGLPLPARPPRHPEPMPARSRNHRPQPPRETLPLYKPEPRGRTGPQGGIPSQAGQEETREASTARRSRVRDPIKPGMFGYGRVPFALPLHRNRRHPHKLPKTEFPSDEASQTLFPETEPLQDSKIKAFHALTVETEKPVNTQLPLTQIPSTVLPPLEDFYNPQNPGTEVPSNTKPLGTQTSPKKTNFKTKSSPTPSPRTNNSLNQVHPQRSHHSQQVGPEWRRSPPPSSSAPRGQGRGHPRRREQWVPRIPHQQVVEAPPHHSESWLPLLSPGPHSGPLWSLFAPSASAFNCTGENEQLRACIQKPCPPEQPDPRALQCAAFDPQEFMGRLYQWEPFTEVQGSQRCELNCRPRGFRFYVRHTEKVQDGTPCQPGAPDICVAGRCLSPGCDGILGSGRRPDGCGVCGGDNSTCRFVSGNFTDRGGLLGYHKILLIPAGASQLQIAQLRPSSNYLALRGPGGKSIINGNWAVDPPGTYTAGGTVFQYIRPPREEGRGESLTAEGPTTQPVDVYMIFQEENPGVSYQYLISSPSPNIEDPTLAPLVPQHQSVEGVKPYGEERNRWERRQRGEILGPDHHVPTQSPPEGLKLEPPPPPRLARTPGTLQRQVRIPPLPAPPHPRPPLASSTGYWKRMGYSECSASCGKGVWRPVFHCVSRDSGEEMDEQNCVLGSRPPTPPEPCHGPPCPPYWEAGEWTSCSRSCGPGTQHRQLRCRQEFGGGGSSVPLERCGHLPRPNVTQTCQLRLCGHWEVRSAWSQCSVRCGRGQRSRQVRCVGNHGDEVSERECTSGPPRPPSKEACNMGPCTIAWFHSEWSSKCSAECGTGIQRRSVICLGSGESQGTGEEGEGLGGKGRGCPTGSRPPDMRACSLGPCEATWHWYTGPWGECSAECGSGTQRRDVICVSKLGTEFNVTSPGNCTHLPRPPTLQPCKGDGCQDQWFSTPWSTCSKSCLGGVQMREVQCLSANQTLSTRCPPNLRPSRKRPCNSQPCTQHPDDHCQDNSPHCPLVVQARLCVYPYYTATCCRSCAHIQDRAPPEPA; encoded by the exons ATGGAGAAATGGGCAAGCAG ACTAACACTGCCTCTTTTGCTGCTCCTGTTTCTTCTCCAACTGGGCCATGACCAGAAG GTGACCCATCGCCACTCACGACAAATACgtcctgaagaaaataaaatccctGAGGGGGTTTGGGGTTCCTGGGGTCCATGGGCCCTGTGTTCCCAGCCCTGTGGGCTTGGAATACAACGTCGGAGCAGAATCTGCCAGACATCCACATCTTTACTCCAATCCGGGTTGCCTCTACCAGCCAGGCCACCTCGACATCCAGAGCCCATGCCTGCTCGATCCCGAAACCACAGACCCCAGCCCCCTAGAGAGACCCTCCCCCTTTATAAGCCAGAGCCCAGGGGAAGGACTGGACCTCAGGGAGGTATCCCATCCCAAGCAGGACAAGAGGAGACTCGGGAGGCCTCAACTGCAAGGAG GTCACGAGTTCGAGATCCCATCAAACCAGGAATGTTTGGCTATGGGAGAGTTCCTTTTGCTCTGCCCCTACATCGGAACCGGCGGCACCCACACAAACTGCCCAAAACGGAATTCCCCAGTGATGAGGCTTCTCAGACTCTATTTCCAGAGACAGAGCCTCTCCAAGATTCTAAAATAAAGGCTTTCCATGCTCTCACTGTTGAGACAGAAAAACCTGTTAACACTCAGCTGCCCCTAACCCAGATCCCTTCCACAGTACTGCCTCCCCTGGAAGACTTTTATAACCCCCAGAATCCTGGGACAGAAGTGCCCTCTAATACTAAGCCTCTGGGGACACAGACATCCCCAAAGAAAACCAACTTCAAAACAAAGTCTTCGCCCACCCCATCCCCCAGAACAAACAATTCCCTTAATCAGGTCCACCCACAGAGATCACATCATTCCCAACAAGTGGGACCAGAATGGAGAAgatcccctcctccttcctcctctgccCCCCGGGGCCAGGGCCGAGGTCATCCAAGAAGGAGAGAGCAGTGGGTACCCAGGATTCCCCATCAACAAGTCGTCGAAGCTCCCCCTCACCATTCAGAGAGCTGGCTGCCCTTACTTAGCCCCGGCCCCCACTCGGGTCCCCTCTGGAGCCTTTTTGCTCCCAGTGCTTCTGCCTTCAACTGTACTGGAGAGAATGAGCAATTAAGAGCCTGCATTCAGAAG CCATGTCCCCCTGAACAGCCGGATCCAAGGGCCCTACAGTGTGCAGCCTTTGATCCTCAGGAATTTATGGGCCGACTCTACCAGTGGGAGCCCTTCACAGAGG TCCAGGGTTCTCAACGCTGTGAGCTGAACTGCCGACCTCGTGGCTTCCGATTCTATGTCCGGCACACAGAAAAGGTCCAAGATGGCACTCCCTGTCAGCCTGGAGCCCCAGACATCTGTGTGGCTGGACGATGCTTG AGCCCTGGCTGTGATGGCATCCTTGGCTCTGGCAGACGCCCAGATGGTTGTGGTGTCTGTGGGGGAGATAATTCCACCTGCCGCTTTGTTTCGGGGAATTTCACAGACCGAGGGGGCCTTCTGGGCTATCATAAGATCCTGCTAATCCCAGCTGGAGCCTCTCAGTTACAAATTGCTCAGCTTCGACCCAGCTCCAACTACCTTG CACTTCGTGGTCCTGGGGGCAAGTCCATCATTAATGGTAACTGGGCTGTTGACCCACCTGGGACCTATACTGCTGGAGGCACTGTCTTCCAGTATATTCGGCCtcccagggaggaagggagaggagagagtctGACAGCTGAGGGGCCCACGACCCAGCCTGTGGATGTCTAT aTGATCTTCCAAGAGGAAAACCCTGGTGTCTCCTACCAATACCTCATCTCTTCACCTTCTCCAAACATTGAAGACCCTACCCTAGCCCCTCTTGTTCCCCAACACCAGTCTGTTGAGGGTGTGAAGCCCtatggggaagagagaaatagatgggagaggaggcagagagggGAGATTTTAGGACCAGACCATCATGTGCCTACTCAGTCCCCCCCAGAGGGTCTAAAACTGGAGCCCCCACCACCTCCTCGATTAGCTCGGACCCCAGGAACTCTGCAGCGTCAGGTCCGGATTCCCCCTCTGCCtgctcctccccaccccaggcCTCCCCTGGCATCCTCAACTGGATATTGGAAACGAATGGGATATTCAGAGTGCTCAGCATCCTGTGGAAAAG GTGTCTGGCGCCCAGTTTTCCACTGTGTATCCCGTGATTCTGGAGAGGAAATGGATGAGCAAAACTGTGTCCTAGGTTCCAGGCCACCTACCCCACCAGAGCCTTGCCATGGCCCTCCATGCCCCCCTTA CTGGGAGGCAGGTGAATGGACGTCCTGTAGCCGCTCGTGTGGCCCAGGCACCCAGCACCGCCAGCTCCGATGTCGGCAAGAATTTGGGGGGGGCGGTTCCTCGGTGCCCCTGGAGCGCTGCGGTCATCTCCCTCGGCCCAATGTCACCCAGACGTGCCAGCTGAGACTCTGTGGCCACTGGGAAGTACGCTCTGCCTGGAGCCAG TGCTCAGTCCGATGTGGTCGGGGCCAGCGGAGCCGGCAAGTGAGATGTGTGGGTAACCATGGTGATGAAGTAAGTGAACGGGAATGCACCTCTGGGCCTCCGAGACCCCCCAGCAAAGAGGCTTGTAACATGGGGCCCTGTACCATCGCCTGGTTCCACAGCGAATGGAGCTCCAAG TGCTCAGCCGAGTGTGGGACAGGAATCCAGAGGCGCTCTGTGATCTGCTTGGGGAGCGGAGAGTCCCAGGGGACTGGCGAAGAAGGGGAAGGGCTGGGGGGCAAAGGAAGAGGCTGCCCCACAGGGAGCCGACCCCCCGATATGCGGGCCTGCAGCTTGGGGCCCTGTGAGGCAACCTGGCATTGGTACACGGGGCCGTGGGGTGAG TGTTCTGCAGAGTGCGGCTCTGGGACACAGCGCCGAGATGTGATCTGTGTGAGCAAACTGGGAACCGAATTCAACGTGACATCTCCTGGTAACTGCACTCATCTGCCCAGACCTCCTACCCTGCAGCCTTGCAAGGGGGATGGCTGCCAAGATCAATGGTTTTCCACCCCCTGGAGTACC TGCTCCAAGTCTTGCCTGGGGGGTGTCCAAATGAGGGAGGTTCAGTGTCTGAGCGCCAACCAGACTCTCAGCACGAGATGCCCTCCCAATCTTCGGCCTTCCAGGAAGAGACCGTGCAACAGTCAGCCGTGTACTCAGCACCCCG ATGACCATTGCCAGGACAACTCCCCACACTGCCCCCTCGTGGTCCAGGCTCGCCTCTGTGTCTACCCCTACTACACAGCCACCTGCTGCCGTTCCTGCGCCCATATCCAGGACAGGGCACCCCCAGAACCTGCCTGA